The following is a genomic window from Lactococcus carnosus.
CGCTATGTTTTTGAACAATGGGATCGTCATCGCAACCCTTGTTGCCATCATCTTAAATATCGTCTTTAACCATAAAGAAATTAAGTAATCCCGCATCATAAAATCAAGAAAGCGACCTCTGCTTTTGATAGTAAAGTGGATTTATGGCGCACCAGAAGTAAAGGTAGGGTAAAGTTACAAAGATTGACAGACCCCTAAAAATTTAGTATGATTTAAAGTATATTGAAAAGAGTAGCAAACTGATAACTTGATAGAGAGAATGGGCATGTCTGAGACCCATTTAGGGGAAGGTTTGTGAAGTTCACTTCATGTTAATAGTTGAATAATGATAATTAAGCTAGATGTTTATCTAGAAATTAGGATGGTACCGCGGTTTTCGCTCCTTTACATGGAGTGGGACTGCGGTATTTATATTGAAAGGGAATTATGAGTTTACAAGACAAAATCGCTGAATTGCGGACAGTAGCATTAGCTAAATTAGCAGAAATTGCTGATGAGAAAACATTGAATGATCTACGTGTTGCTGTACTTGGTAAAAAAGGTGAGTTAACAGACATCCTTAAGGGGATGAAAGACTTAACAAATGAAGAACGACCAAAAATTGGGGCACTCGCAAATGAGCTACGTGATGAAATCACGGGCTTACTAGAGTCTAAAAAAGCTGTGATTGAAGCAGCGATTATCACTCAAAAATTAGCAAATGAATCACTTGATGTGACTTTACCTGGTAAAAAAGTAGCAAAAGGAAATCGTCATATCCTGACCCAAACAACAGAGGAAATCGAAGATATTTTCTTAGGCATGGGCTATAAAATCGTTGATGGCTATGAAGTTGAGACTGACTACTATAACTTTGAACGCATGAATCTACCTAAAGATCATCCAGCGCGTGATATGCAAGATACTTTCTATATCACACCTGAAGTACTACTGAGAACGCATACAAGCCCTGTACAAGCCCGTACCATGGATGCCCATGACTTTACGACTGGTCCCCTTAAAATGATCTCACCAGGACGTGTTTATCGTCGTGATACAGATGATGCAACGCATAGTCATCAGTTCCATCAAATAGAAGGTCTTGTGATTGATGAAAACATCGCCATGAGTGACCTTAAAGGCACACTTGATATGCTGGTAAAAAAAATGTTCGGTGCGGAACGCAAAATTCGCTTACGTCCAAGTTATTTCCCATTTACTGAACCATCCGTAGAAGCAGATATCTCATGTTTCAAGTGTGGCGGTAAAGGCTGTAATGTCTGTAAATCTACTGGTTGGATTGAAGTATTAGGTGCAGGAATGGTCCATCCAAATGTTCTTGAGATGGCTGGTATCGATAGCACAAAATACTCAGGCTTTGCCTTTGGGTTAGGACAAGAACGGATTGCCATGTTACGATACGGCATTAATGATATTCGTGGGTTTTATCTTGGAGATGCCCGTCTATCAGAACAGTTTATTGGTTAAGGAGAAGAAATACAATGCAAGTATCATATAAGTGGCTAAAAGAACTGGTTAATATCGAAGTACCAGCACATGACCTATCAGAAAAAATGTCGACGAGCGGGATTGAAGTCGAGGGTGTTGACGTCCGTTCAGCAGGTCTCTCTAAATTAGTTGTCGGGGAAGTCCTATCAACTGAGGCAATACCTGAAACACATCTCAATATTTGTCAAGTGAACATTGGCGAAGATACACCAACACAAATCGTTTGTGGTGCAGAAAACATTAAAGCAGGTATCAAAGTCATCGTTGCGTTACCAGGTGCGAGAATTGCTGGTAATCACAAAATTAAAAAAGGCAAAATCCGTGGTATCGAAAGTCTTGGGATGATTTGTAGTCTCCAAGAAATTGGTTTCCCTGAAAATGTGGTACCAAAAGCATTTGCAGAAGGTATCTATTATTTGCCAACTGATGCAACAAACGGAGACGACATCTTTGATTATTTAGAGATGCATGATGAAGTGCTTGAACTCTCAATCACACCCAACCGTGCAGATGCACTGTCTATGCGTGGTGTGGCCCATGAAGTTGCGGCCATCTATGAAAATAAAACTGTAAACTTTGATGAAAAAGTCTTGCGCGAATCTAGCCTTAAAACCAGTGAAAAACTTTCTGTTGCAGTGGAAACAGACAAGGCATTGACTTATAATTTGCGCTTGATCGAAAATGTAGTCGTTGCACCAAGTCCTCAGTGGTTGCAAAATCGCTTGATGAATGAAGGCATTCGCCCAATCAACAATGTCGTTGATGTGACGAACTTTGTGCTCTTATACTTCGGACAACCGTTACATGCCTTTGACTATGATCAATTTGAAGAGAAAAAAGTTGTCGTTCGTCAAGCTAAGGCAACTGAAAAAATGACGACTTTAGATGATATTGAACGTGAGCTTTCAGCTGATGATATCGTCATTACAGTGGCTGGAAAACCTGTCGCCCTCGCTGGTGTCATGGGTGGTAAAGACACTGAAATGACTGCTAAGACAACAACTGTTGCCCTAGAATCAGCCATTTTCCAAGGCACAAGTATCCGTAAAACATCACAAAAATTCAACCTGCGTTCAGAATCAAGTGCACGTTTTGAAAAAGGGATCAACCAAGCAGACGTGACGACAGCACTTGACTATGCAGCGGCGATGATCGTTGAACTTGCGGGTGGTCAACTTACTTCAGGTATCGTATCTAGCAATGACTTTACTGCCAAAGATGTGACAGTATCGATTACACTGACTAAGATTAACCGCTCACTTGGCTTGATACTCAATCAAGCAGAAGTTGTTGCGATTTTTGATAGACTTGGGTTTACAACGACTGTTACAGATGAAAAATTTGATGTCACAGTACCACCACGCCGTTGGGATATCGCCATAGAAGCTGACTTGATAGAAGAAGTTGCACGGATTTATGGCTATGATAATATCCCAAATACCCTACCACAAGCTGGTAGTACTATCGGTGAATTAACAAAGGCACAACAACTTGCACGAGATGTCCGCACGACACTTGAAGGTGCTGGCCTTTCTGAAATCATCTCGTATTCACTGACGACAGCAGAAAAAGCAGTACAATTTACCAAATTACCGACTGAACATCTGACAGCACTTGCTATGCCGATGAGCGAGGAACGTAGCACCCTAAGAGTGAATTTGATCAGTGGGATTCTCGATATCGTACATTATAATTTAGCACGTGGCAACGATAGCTTAGCACTTTATGAAGTTGGGCAAGTCTTTGCTAAACTTGGCAATGAAACAGACAATCGTCCTACAGAATTACCACAAGTTGCTTTTGCACTCACTGGTAAAACGTATGATTTTTACACGATTAAAGGTATTGTTGAAACGCTATTACTTCAATTTGACAATGTCCGTTTTGAAGCAGACCAATCGATTACTGAATTGCATCCTGGTCGTACAGCTCGTGTCCTAATCGGTGATGTTGAAGTTGGTTTCCTAGGTCAAGTCCATCCAACTCTGGCTAAAGCCTATGATATTTCTGAAACTTATGTGGCAAATCTCGATTTATCAGCTCTGTTAGCTAATTTACCAGAGCAAGTGATTTTCACTGATATTCCTAAGTTCCAAGCTTCTAGACGTGATATCGCTCTTCTGGTTGATCGTGTGACGACCAATCAAGCTATTCTAGATGTGATTGCGTCAAGTAAGGTTAAGACGTTAATCAAGGCAGACCTGTTTGATGTCTATATGGGAGAAAATGTGGCAAGCGATAAAAAATCGTTAGCCTATACCTTAACTTTCCAATCAGCTGAAAATCAGTTAACTGATGATGAAATCACAGCAGCAGTGACTAAAATTACGAAAAAACTAGTTGAATTTGGTGCTGAAATTAGATAAAGACAAAACCTACAGCTGTAGGTTTTTCTTGAAAGGAAAACGTCATGCCGTTATATTATGATCAACATTTACATACGCATTTCTCTTATGATTCACAAGCAAATTTCATCGATTATTTAGAAAATTCGACAGGTTATGTCGTAACGACTGAACACTTTGATGTGGCTAATCCAGTGACAGGTCAAACGGATGCCCCAGATTATGGACAATACGCATCTGAAATCGCCCAACTGAATCGAGACTATGGCAACCGTGTCTTAAAAGGAATCGAAATCGGCTATTATCAACCTAAAGAAGCTGAAATAGTAAGCTACCTAGCAGACAAAGCATATGATTTGAAATTATTATCCGTGCATCATAATGGGGAATTTGATTATTTGGATGATTATGTTGCCGATATGGATTTTGACCTTGTCTTTAGTCAGTATCTGTCCGAGTTAAATGTAGCTATTGACCGTAATCATCTGATTCAAGCAGACGTCCTAGCGCATTTTGATTATGGCATTCGCCTATTTGATGTCATCCGTTCTGATTTAGAAAAGTACGAAGATCAATTACTCGCTATCTTTCAGAAAATGATAGCTGCAGACTTAGCATTTGAAATTAATGCCAAGTCCACACACTTGTATCATCATCTACCACTCTATGCCTATGCCTTGGAACTTGTTTTAAAACTGGGTGGCACATTGTTCACGCTAGGATCAGATGGTCATAAACTGTCACATTACCAACTTGCCTTTGATGAGTTGAAGCCATGGTTAAAAGTACAAGGCGTTGACCAATTAGTTACCTTTCATGATGGTATCAGAGAATTTTGTGATATCTGATGTGCCTGCTTGAAAATAGGACACAAAAAAAGAGCTAAATCATGACGATTTAGTTCTTTTTTTTGTTATTTATTTAGCTTTTAAAGCAGCCATTGTAATGTAGTTATAAGGTTGGTTGAAATGTGGTAAGAAGAAGATATCTAGTAATTTCAATTTATCGATTGTTACATGCTCTTGGATTGCAAGGCTGAACATATGAATATTAGCAGAGATATCTTCTGTAGAAGCAAGTTGTGCACCAACAATGCGACGAGAAGATTTTTCGTAGACGATACGAATTTTAACAGCACCATTTTCTTTGATGAAACCTGGTTTTTGTAAGTCTTCATAATCAGTATATTCGACGTCGATGTTGTTTTTAGCAGCTGCAGCTACAGATAAACCAGTTGATACCATGTTGTAACCAAAGATAGAGATACCATTACTACCTTGTACACCGATACCGTCAAGAACTGTACCACCGATATTGTGACCAGCAACGATACCGCTACGTACAGCATTTGTTGCAAGTGCGATATAAGTTGTTGCTTCTAGGGCGTTTGAGTAGATTGTTGCTGAGTCACCAACAGCATATACACTGTCGTCGCTTGTTTTTTGATGACTATCAACAAGGTAAGCACCATTTCTGAATGTATCCAAATGTTCACGACCAAGATCAGAATTAGCTGTGAAGCCAATCGCATTAATGACCATATCAACATCATAGCTACCTTTATCAGTAACAAGTTGTGTCACACGTGTGTCACCTTTGTATTCAGTTGCAAGCTCACCAAAGTGAAGTTCAATACCATGTTTTTCAAGGTTAGCATCCATACGTTCAGTGAATTCAGGATCATAGTATGACGCAAGTGAAGTTGGCATCGCGTCAAACAAGAGGACGTTTTTACCACGACGTTTAGCAGCTTCAGCAATTTCAACACCGATGTAACCAGCACCGATAACGGCAACTGTGTTAACACCTTCAGAAGACATAGCATGGTCAACAGCTTGACCTTCTTGGAAAAGTTTTAGGAAATGAATCCCATCGAGGTCTTTACCAGGAATGTTTGGCACGATAGGTTTACTACCTGTCGCTAAAACTAATTTGTCATAGCTTTCTGTTGTTGGGTTACCAGCTTCATCTTCAAAATGAACGACTTTACCATCAAAGTCAATGTTAGTCACACTTGATTGTAAAAAGATTTTAGCACCTTTTTTGATAAAGTCTTCTTTGTTTGTGTAGAAGAGCCCTTCGTAACCGTCGATTTGACGGCCAACCCAAAGAGCTGTACCACAGCCAAGATAGCTAAGGTTAGTATTGCGGTCAATCAAGACAACTTCGTTACCCGGGTAATTGTCTAAAAGAGTATTTGCAGCAGCAATCCCTGCGTGATTTGAACCGATAATAACAGTTTTCATAGGTAGTAAACTTCCTTTTCTTTTTAAGCTACTTTTGATACAAATCGATTGGAATTTGTATCGTGATTGTTTGAACAATATGTGTAACACCTATTATTATAATCTAAAATGAACCGATTGCAAATAATTTGTCTCGAAATATTTAAAAAAGTCAATATTATCTAAAATCATTAGCGTTTTTGCCGTCTGGCAAACTCAGTAAACTGGAATTTATCGACCTGATGGCGACTATCTGTATACTGAAAAATAGTTGCATCATTCAGGAAGACATGACTTTTAACACTGACAACATGCCTGTCTAGTGGATTTAGATCAAGGAGTGATTTGTCTTGATCATTGACAAAATCAATCGTGATTTCTTTTTGTGCAAAAGAAATGTCAACATTAAGTTGATTTTCAAGGTAGTGATAAAGAGAATCAGCAACAACCTCACGTGTCATATCAGGTGCAATAGCATACTTGATAAAATCACGGTCTAGGACGACAGCTTTTCCATCAATCTGCCTAGTACGTAGAATATGCCAAACAGCAGTCCCTTTTTTAAAAAGTGTTTGACTGGCTAATTCCTGATCGATGATTAGCTTTTCAAAAACCACAACATGTGTAATGCTTTCAAAGCCCAAGGATGCCTGTAATTCTTTATAACTCGTCAATCCAGATATGGGAAAGTTGAGCTTACTTGAGGCAATCACAACGGATCCACGTCCTTTTTGCTTCTGAATTAAGCCTTTCTCTTCTAATATGTTTAAGGCTTGTCGGACAGTTGCACGGCTTGCATCGTAGTACTTGACCAATTCGTTCTCACTCGGTAGGAGTTCATTTTCTTTGAATGCCTTATTTTTTATCTTATCTTCTAAGTCATATAAAATTTTTTCATATTTTTTCATACCTATATTTTACCAAAAATCAGCTCAAAATATGGTAGAATAAGATGTAAACGTTTTATAAATAAGGATACTTGCTAAAAAACAAGCGAGCTTTGGGCTGTTCATGAGTTATCTTTTTTTATTTAAACAGATAGTCAGCAAATATAGATAACTAAGAAACATCTTTAGAGGAGAAAATGATGATACAACTGATTGCATCAGATATGGATGGTACCTTGCTAAATGGTGAAATGGAAATTTCTGAAGCCAACATTACAGCTATCAAAAAAGCGCAGGATGCTGGTATTGAATTTGTTGTGGCAACAGGTCGATCTATTGAGGAAGCAAAACCAATCCTGGACGCCGCAAATATTAGTTGTCGGTTCATTACCTCAAACGGTGCACAGATTTTCGATGCAACTGGACAAAATACCTTTACGCTTGCTATCGAAACGGACAAAATAGCTAAGATAATCCCTGTTTTACGGCAGCATCAGATTTATTTTGAGTTATTTACCAATCAAGGTGGGTTTACTGAAAATTTAGCAGATAGAATTGCTAGCGTAGCCAATTGGTTAAAAAGTATCTCTCCCAACTTATCAGAAGCGCAAGCATTTGAGAATGCTAAAAGTCATATGTCGACTTTACCTATCTCACATGTTGACAACTTTAACACAATATTGGAAAATCCTGAAATTAAGGTACTGAAAGTATTTGCTATAGGGGAAATTAATGCAGCTAATTTGCGTTTAGCTAAGGCAGAATTAGCCCAAATTGCTGGCTTGCATGTCACTTCTTCAGGTGCTAATAACATCGAAGTCAATCATATAGATGCACATAAGGGTGCATCACTTGAAAAAATGACAGATATGCTAGGGGTTTCTTTGCAGCATGTTGCTGCTTTGGGCGATAACTTTAACGA
Proteins encoded in this region:
- the nox gene encoding H2O-forming NADH oxidase, with product MKTVIIGSNHAGIAAANTLLDNYPGNEVVLIDRNTNLSYLGCGTALWVGRQIDGYEGLFYTNKEDFIKKGAKIFLQSSVTNIDFDGKVVHFEDEAGNPTTESYDKLVLATGSKPIVPNIPGKDLDGIHFLKLFQEGQAVDHAMSSEGVNTVAVIGAGYIGVEIAEAAKRRGKNVLLFDAMPTSLASYYDPEFTERMDANLEKHGIELHFGELATEYKGDTRVTQLVTDKGSYDVDMVINAIGFTANSDLGREHLDTFRNGAYLVDSHQKTSDDSVYAVGDSATIYSNALEATTYIALATNAVRSGIVAGHNIGGTVLDGIGVQGSNGISIFGYNMVSTGLSVAAAAKNNIDVEYTDYEDLQKPGFIKENGAVKIRIVYEKSSRRIVGAQLASTEDISANIHMFSLAIQEHVTIDKLKLLDIFFLPHFNQPYNYITMAALKAK
- the treR gene encoding trehalose operon repressor — protein: MKKYEKILYDLEDKIKNKAFKENELLPSENELVKYYDASRATVRQALNILEEKGLIQKQKGRGSVVIASSKLNFPISGLTSYKELQASLGFESITHVVVFEKLIIDQELASQTLFKKGTAVWHILRTRQIDGKAVVLDRDFIKYAIAPDMTREVVADSLYHYLENQLNVDISFAQKEITIDFVNDQDKSLLDLNPLDRHVVSVKSHVFLNDATIFQYTDSRHQVDKFQFTEFARRQKR
- the pheS gene encoding phenylalanine--tRNA ligase subunit alpha; translated protein: MSLQDKIAELRTVALAKLAEIADEKTLNDLRVAVLGKKGELTDILKGMKDLTNEERPKIGALANELRDEITGLLESKKAVIEAAIITQKLANESLDVTLPGKKVAKGNRHILTQTTEEIEDIFLGMGYKIVDGYEVETDYYNFERMNLPKDHPARDMQDTFYITPEVLLRTHTSPVQARTMDAHDFTTGPLKMISPGRVYRRDTDDATHSHQFHQIEGLVIDENIAMSDLKGTLDMLVKKMFGAERKIRLRPSYFPFTEPSVEADISCFKCGGKGCNVCKSTGWIEVLGAGMVHPNVLEMAGIDSTKYSGFAFGLGQERIAMLRYGINDIRGFYLGDARLSEQFIG
- a CDS encoding Cof-type HAD-IIB family hydrolase; translated protein: MMIQLIASDMDGTLLNGEMEISEANITAIKKAQDAGIEFVVATGRSIEEAKPILDAANISCRFITSNGAQIFDATGQNTFTLAIETDKIAKIIPVLRQHQIYFELFTNQGGFTENLADRIASVANWLKSISPNLSEAQAFENAKSHMSTLPISHVDNFNTILENPEIKVLKVFAIGEINAANLRLAKAELAQIAGLHVTSSGANNIEVNHIDAHKGASLEKMTDMLGVSLQHVAALGDNFNDVSMLQAVGLSIAMENAEAAVKTVAKQVTLTNTDNGVAHAITHILAGEWQ
- the pheT gene encoding phenylalanine--tRNA ligase subunit beta; the encoded protein is MQVSYKWLKELVNIEVPAHDLSEKMSTSGIEVEGVDVRSAGLSKLVVGEVLSTEAIPETHLNICQVNIGEDTPTQIVCGAENIKAGIKVIVALPGARIAGNHKIKKGKIRGIESLGMICSLQEIGFPENVVPKAFAEGIYYLPTDATNGDDIFDYLEMHDEVLELSITPNRADALSMRGVAHEVAAIYENKTVNFDEKVLRESSLKTSEKLSVAVETDKALTYNLRLIENVVVAPSPQWLQNRLMNEGIRPINNVVDVTNFVLLYFGQPLHAFDYDQFEEKKVVVRQAKATEKMTTLDDIERELSADDIVITVAGKPVALAGVMGGKDTEMTAKTTTVALESAIFQGTSIRKTSQKFNLRSESSARFEKGINQADVTTALDYAAAMIVELAGGQLTSGIVSSNDFTAKDVTVSITLTKINRSLGLILNQAEVVAIFDRLGFTTTVTDEKFDVTVPPRRWDIAIEADLIEEVARIYGYDNIPNTLPQAGSTIGELTKAQQLARDVRTTLEGAGLSEIISYSLTTAEKAVQFTKLPTEHLTALAMPMSEERSTLRVNLISGILDIVHYNLARGNDSLALYEVGQVFAKLGNETDNRPTELPQVAFALTGKTYDFYTIKGIVETLLLQFDNVRFEADQSITELHPGRTARVLIGDVEVGFLGQVHPTLAKAYDISETYVANLDLSALLANLPEQVIFTDIPKFQASRRDIALLVDRVTTNQAILDVIASSKVKTLIKADLFDVYMGENVASDKKSLAYTLTFQSAENQLTDDEITAAVTKITKKLVEFGAEIR
- a CDS encoding PHP domain-containing protein; the protein is MPLYYDQHLHTHFSYDSQANFIDYLENSTGYVVTTEHFDVANPVTGQTDAPDYGQYASEIAQLNRDYGNRVLKGIEIGYYQPKEAEIVSYLADKAYDLKLLSVHHNGEFDYLDDYVADMDFDLVFSQYLSELNVAIDRNHLIQADVLAHFDYGIRLFDVIRSDLEKYEDQLLAIFQKMIAADLAFEINAKSTHLYHHLPLYAYALELVLKLGGTLFTLGSDGHKLSHYQLAFDELKPWLKVQGVDQLVTFHDGIREFCDI